One Verrucomicrobiota bacterium DNA segment encodes these proteins:
- a CDS encoding TIGR03643 family protein, with protein MDKKKLKSLSQEQVDQIIRLAWADRISFEEIRRRTSLSEAEVILVMRRNLKPSSFRLWRKRVSGRVTKHRRRAKDKQGLHLEERLS; from the coding sequence ATGGACAAAAAGAAGCTCAAGTCTCTTTCTCAGGAACAGGTCGATCAAATCATCCGCTTGGCTTGGGCCGATCGGATTTCTTTTGAAGAGATCAGGCGTCGCACCAGCCTGAGCGAAGCAGAGGTTATTTTGGTGATGCGACGAAACCTCAAGCCCTCCAGCTTTCGCCTATGGCGGAAACGGGTCAGCGGTCGCGTCACCAAGCATCGACGCCGAGCCAAGGACAAACAGGGGCTTCACCTGGAAGAACGCCTCAGTTAG
- a CDS encoding TIGR01458 family HAD-type hydrolase: MKAARGISGLLIDLDGVLYVGGEVIPGALEALAELRAAEIPFRFVTNTSTRTAASLQKKLARLGFVVREEEIFSAVTATLGYLRALGGPPPSVHAVVRDAVLPDFREFPREDEQPDYVVIGDIGANWSYGLMNRIFRQLHAGARLLAMHRNRFFMAEDGLHVDIGCFVAGLEHVSGQEAVVIGKPNRAFFEAALASLGCQPEEVGMIGDDLESDVGAAQRLGIRGIQVRTGKFSQSQLEASSVVPDAVLGSISELPSWLREY; encoded by the coding sequence ATGAAAGCTGCGAGGGGCATCTCGGGTCTGTTGATCGATCTCGATGGGGTGCTTTACGTCGGTGGGGAAGTGATTCCGGGCGCTCTGGAGGCTTTGGCCGAGCTGCGAGCTGCCGAAATTCCTTTTCGCTTTGTCACCAATACCTCCACTCGCACGGCGGCTTCCCTGCAAAAGAAGCTCGCTCGCTTGGGGTTTGTGGTCCGTGAGGAGGAAATCTTTAGCGCGGTCACCGCGACGCTGGGCTACTTGCGGGCTCTAGGAGGTCCTCCGCCGAGTGTGCATGCGGTGGTGCGCGATGCCGTGCTGCCGGATTTCCGCGAATTTCCCCGTGAGGATGAGCAGCCGGATTATGTGGTGATCGGTGACATTGGAGCGAATTGGTCTTATGGCCTTATGAATCGCATTTTCAGGCAACTGCACGCGGGGGCCCGGTTGTTGGCCATGCATCGAAACCGCTTCTTCATGGCGGAGGATGGGCTGCATGTGGATATCGGCTGTTTCGTGGCTGGTCTGGAGCACGTCTCCGGTCAGGAGGCGGTCGTGATCGGCAAACCGAATCGCGCTTTTTTTGAAGCGGCTTTGGCTTCGCTAGGCTGCCAGCCAGAAGAGGTGGGAATGATCGGCGATGATTTGGAGTCAGACGTGGGGGCGGCCCAGCGACTAGGGATCCGAGGAATCCAGGTCAGGACGGGAAAGTTCAGTCAGAGCCAACTGGAGGCTTCTTCCGTGGTGCCGGATGCCGTGCTTGGTTCCATCTCTGAATTGCCCAGCTGGCTGCGCGAGTATTGA
- a CDS encoding 5'-nucleotidase: protein MPYSIDQKLVIAVSSSALFDMEEADEVFRQDGEDAYRAYQLEKLTEPFAKGVAFPFIRRLLHLNEVFPTEAPVEVIVLSRNDPDTGQRFFETCKHYGLDISRGAFLCGKDPYPYVAAFNAALFLSANKKDVDAAVRAGRPAGLVLPTEAPDEPVSDELRIAFDFDGVIANDEAERVFQESGLELFHYSEQAKAHQPLKPGPLQSLAQKLSYWQEFETQLQKDNPAYKPHLRIAIITARNAPAHSRFVRTLEEWGLTATETFFMGGIEKSHILRVFKPHLFLDDQLSHLEGIAAEIPCVHIPFGRVNGG from the coding sequence ATGCCCTATTCCATCGATCAAAAGCTCGTAATTGCTGTTTCCAGCAGTGCGCTTTTCGATATGGAAGAGGCCGACGAAGTCTTTCGTCAGGATGGGGAAGACGCCTACCGCGCCTACCAGCTGGAGAAGCTCACTGAGCCCTTTGCCAAAGGCGTGGCCTTTCCTTTCATTCGTCGCCTGCTTCACCTAAATGAGGTGTTCCCGACGGAAGCTCCTGTGGAAGTCATCGTTCTCTCCCGCAATGATCCCGACACCGGCCAGCGCTTTTTCGAGACCTGCAAGCACTACGGGCTCGACATCTCTCGCGGCGCCTTCCTCTGCGGCAAGGACCCCTACCCCTACGTGGCCGCTTTCAATGCCGCCCTCTTTCTGAGCGCGAACAAAAAAGACGTGGACGCAGCCGTGCGGGCGGGACGGCCCGCTGGCCTGGTTCTTCCGACGGAAGCACCGGACGAACCGGTTTCAGATGAGCTGCGGATCGCCTTCGACTTCGATGGCGTGATCGCCAATGATGAAGCGGAGCGCGTCTTCCAGGAAAGCGGCTTGGAGCTATTTCACTATTCTGAGCAAGCCAAGGCTCATCAACCTCTCAAACCAGGTCCCCTTCAATCGCTCGCCCAAAAGCTCTCCTACTGGCAGGAATTTGAAACCCAGCTGCAAAAGGACAACCCCGCCTACAAACCCCATCTCCGAATCGCCATCATCACGGCGCGCAACGCTCCCGCTCACTCCCGTTTTGTTCGCACCCTCGAGGAATGGGGCCTGACCGCAACCGAGACCTTCTTCATGGGAGGGATCGAAAAAAGTCATATCCTGCGCGTCTTCAAACCCCACCTTTTTTTGGACGACCAACTTTCCCACTTGGAAGGGATCGCCGCAGAAATCCCCTGCGTGCACATCCCCTTCGGACGGGTCAACGGAGGCTAG
- a CDS encoding aminodeoxychorismate/anthranilate synthase component II — MLLVIDNYDSFTYNLVQYFGELGAEVRVFRNDEISLEEIAALGPERICISPGPCTPKDAGISCSVIERFDEEVPILGVCLGHQSIGQVYGGDVIRAPRLMHGKTSPVEHQGAGVFAGLPRPFEATRYHSLIVKKETLPDCLEITAWTAEDEIMGLRHRELPVHGVQFHPESILTREGKTLLENFLKI, encoded by the coding sequence ATGCTGCTTGTGATCGACAATTACGATTCGTTTACTTACAATCTCGTGCAGTACTTCGGCGAGTTGGGGGCGGAGGTGCGAGTTTTTCGAAACGATGAAATCAGCTTGGAGGAAATCGCGGCTCTTGGCCCGGAGAGGATTTGCATTTCGCCTGGGCCCTGCACGCCCAAGGACGCTGGCATTAGCTGTAGTGTGATCGAACGCTTTGACGAGGAGGTGCCCATCCTGGGGGTTTGCCTCGGTCACCAGAGCATCGGCCAAGTCTACGGGGGCGATGTCATCCGCGCGCCTCGCTTGATGCACGGGAAGACCTCGCCGGTGGAGCACCAGGGCGCTGGCGTTTTCGCCGGGCTTCCCCGGCCCTTCGAAGCCACCCGCTATCACTCGCTGATCGTGAAGAAAGAGACCCTCCCTGATTGTCTGGAGATCACGGCTTGGACCGCCGAGGACGAAATTATGGGTCTTCGGCACCGGGAGCTTCCGGTTCATGGGGTCCAATTTCATCCGGAATCCATCCTGACCCGGGAGGGCAAGACTCTTTTGGAGAACTTTCTCAAGATCTGA
- the trpE gene encoding anthranilate synthase component I: MLKPSLDDFLALTEEANMVPIWTEITADYETPLSVFHKIHDGRYCALLESAESTDGGGRYSIVSAEPREILSCQRGRVTIERPRKGETEEREMDGDPLTELEALMSRFRPAKPEGLPPFFGGAIGYLAYDVVRSFEPTIQAPPPDALHVPDSVFLICDSVVVYDHLLKKIQIIRNVFLEEFETPEAAYASAEKEIERIGDQLDDPVGFAPFHSLLEAPPLKRHSNTTQSEYEEMVEKAKEYIRAGDIFQVVPSQRFSVPYDGGAVTLYRALRSVNPSPYMFCLEFPDEFALVGSSPEVHVKCIDGEVAIRPIAGTRWRGKSPAEDDALAEELLADPKERAEHIMLVDLARNDVGRISNYGEVTVDDLMIIERYSHVMHIVSNVSGTLAEGRSSYDVMRATFPAGTVSGSPKVRAMQIINELEKNKRGAYSGAVGYFGFDGNLDSCIALRTCVLRNGQAYVQAGAGVVADSVPTSEYQETVNKAMALIRAIEKATALEQEIRRRGL, translated from the coding sequence GTGCTCAAGCCCTCCCTGGACGATTTCCTCGCTCTGACTGAAGAGGCAAATATGGTGCCGATCTGGACGGAGATCACAGCAGATTACGAGACTCCGCTTTCGGTGTTTCACAAGATTCACGATGGCCGCTACTGCGCCCTTTTGGAGTCAGCCGAAAGCACCGATGGGGGTGGGCGCTACTCCATTGTTTCGGCAGAGCCTCGCGAAATTCTTAGCTGCCAGAGGGGGCGTGTCACCATCGAGCGTCCCCGCAAGGGCGAGACCGAAGAGCGGGAAATGGACGGCGATCCCCTGACGGAATTGGAGGCGCTCATGAGTCGCTTCCGCCCGGCCAAGCCCGAGGGCTTGCCTCCCTTTTTCGGGGGTGCCATTGGTTACCTGGCCTATGATGTGGTCCGCTCCTTCGAGCCTACCATCCAAGCTCCACCCCCCGACGCTCTCCACGTCCCTGACTCGGTCTTTTTGATTTGTGATTCGGTGGTGGTCTACGATCACCTGCTCAAGAAAATCCAAATCATCCGGAATGTCTTTCTCGAAGAATTCGAGACGCCGGAGGCAGCCTATGCCTCGGCGGAAAAGGAGATCGAGCGCATTGGCGACCAACTGGATGACCCGGTCGGTTTTGCCCCCTTTCACTCGCTTTTGGAAGCGCCGCCGCTGAAGCGCCACAGCAACACCACCCAGAGCGAGTATGAAGAGATGGTGGAGAAGGCAAAGGAATACATCCGGGCCGGCGATATATTCCAAGTCGTTCCCTCACAACGGTTTTCAGTGCCTTATGACGGCGGTGCCGTAACGCTTTATCGAGCCCTGCGGAGCGTCAATCCCTCTCCTTATATGTTTTGTTTGGAGTTCCCCGATGAATTCGCACTGGTGGGGAGTTCGCCGGAGGTTCATGTGAAGTGCATCGACGGGGAGGTCGCCATTCGACCGATCGCTGGCACCCGTTGGCGGGGGAAGTCACCGGCAGAGGATGATGCTTTGGCTGAGGAGTTGTTGGCCGATCCGAAAGAGCGAGCGGAGCACATCATGCTGGTGGATTTGGCGCGAAATGATGTGGGAAGAATCTCCAACTATGGCGAGGTCACGGTAGACGATCTCATGATCATTGAGCGCTACAGTCACGTCATGCACATCGTCTCGAATGTCTCTGGAACCTTGGCCGAGGGACGCTCTTCTTACGATGTCATGCGGGCCACCTTTCCAGCTGGCACGGTCTCGGGCTCTCCCAAGGTGCGGGCCATGCAGATCATCAATGAGCTAGAGAAAAACAAACGAGGAGCCTACTCGGGCGCGGTGGGGTATTTCGGCTTTGATGGAAACCTCGATTCCTGCATCGCACTGCGAACCTGCGTGCTTCGTAATGGCCAGGCCTATGTTCAAGCTGGGGCGGGCGTGGTGGCGGATTCCGTGCCGACTTCAGAGTATCAGGAGACGGTCAACAAGGCCATGGCGCTCATCCGTGCGATTGAGAAGGCGACCGCGCTGGAGCAAGAAATCAGAAGGAGGGGCCTCTAG
- a CDS encoding helix-turn-helix domain-containing protein, producing MKRPFDAESVLSEVDWRSLTRQLSDALVDQAFFLKDKQGRFLMQNRRGCEYCKVAQESETLGKTDADYWSQERTASYLEGDQLVMRLGQPIINQLAPAPEESGSANLVLYSKFPVRDQEGNIIGVAGVHQEFEAAKANRSPFGKLFQAIRRIQEDFGTDLKITELASLCQLSHSQFVRRFQAALQMTPKEYLLRVRVRNACRLLESTGKTVSEIALDCGFYDHSHFSRAFRKQAGVSPSQYRNEHRGSYQAASSSGSVAE from the coding sequence ATGAAGCGCCCCTTCGATGCCGAATCCGTCCTATCGGAAGTGGACTGGAGAAGTTTGACCCGCCAGCTAAGCGACGCGCTCGTCGACCAGGCCTTTTTCCTCAAGGACAAACAGGGGCGTTTCCTCATGCAGAATCGCCGGGGATGTGAGTATTGCAAAGTCGCCCAAGAGAGTGAAACCCTCGGCAAGACGGATGCCGATTACTGGTCCCAGGAGCGCACGGCCAGCTACCTTGAGGGGGACCAACTCGTCATGCGACTGGGCCAACCCATCATCAATCAGTTGGCCCCCGCTCCCGAGGAATCCGGATCGGCCAATCTCGTGCTCTACAGCAAGTTCCCGGTGCGAGATCAAGAAGGGAACATCATCGGCGTGGCCGGGGTCCACCAGGAATTCGAGGCCGCCAAGGCCAACCGCAGCCCCTTTGGCAAGCTCTTTCAAGCCATTCGTCGCATTCAGGAGGACTTCGGGACTGACCTGAAAATCACCGAACTGGCAAGCCTCTGCCAGCTCTCACACAGCCAATTTGTCCGCCGCTTTCAGGCCGCCCTCCAGATGACTCCCAAGGAGTATCTTCTACGCGTGCGCGTGCGCAATGCCTGTCGCCTCTTGGAATCCACTGGGAAAACCGTCTCCGAAATCGCTCTCGACTGCGGCTTTTACGATCACAGTCACTTCTCCCGAGCCTTCCGCAAACAAGCCGGCGTGAGTCCTAGCCAATATCGCAATGAGCATCGTGGCTCCTACCAAGCTGCCAGTTCATCTGGAAGCGTGGCTGAGTGA